The following nucleotide sequence is from Streptomyces sp. NBC_00239.
CCGCCCGCGCGCTCCACCGGTGGCGCACTGTCAGATCGGTTCCGGTAAATTACATCACGTCACATACTGTCCGTTTTCAGGAGATTCACTCCCAATGTTGTTTACAATGGGTGACCTCGGGAACGGCAACGGCACGAGGCCGCTGGGGAAGGCGAACCTCGTCCCACACTGGAGGTCCCGGTGACGACACGTGGAGTTCTGTACGTGCACTCCGCTCCGCGCGCGCTCTGCCCGCACGTGGAATGGGCAGTAGCGGCCGTGCTCGGAGCACGGGTGCATCTCGACTGGATCAGACAGCCCGCCTCGCCGGGCACCTGGCGGGCCGAATTCTCCTGGAAGGCGGAAGCCGGCACGGCCTCGAAACTCGCCTCCGCGCTGCGCGGCTGGCACCTGCTGCGCTTCGAGGTGACGGCGGAACCCTGCGCCACCGCCGAGGGCGAGCGCTACAGCTCGACCCCCGAACTCGGCATCTTCCATGCCGTCACCGGCATGCACGGGGACATCCTGATCCCGGAGGACCGGCTGCGCGCCGCGCTGGCCCGGGCCGCGGGAGGTGAGACCGATCTGGAGGCGGAGATCGCCATGCTGCTGGGCAAGCCCTGGGACGACGAACTGGAGCCCTTCCGGTACGCCGGGGAGGGCGCCCCGGTGCGCTGGCTCCACCAGGTCGTCTGAGCACCCGCACACCGGCACAGCGAGAAGGCCCGCCCGGAGAACCGGGCGGGCCTTCTCGCTGTGTGCGGGGAGCGCGGTGACTAGACCGACCGGAAGGCCAGCGTCACGTTGTGACCGCCGAAGCCGAACGAGTTGTTGATCGCCGCGATCGTGCCCTCGGGCAGCTTGCGCGGCTCGCCCACGACGATGTCGGCGTCGATGTCCTCGTCGAGCTCGTCGACGTTGATGGTCGGCGGGGCCAGCCGGTGGTACAGCGCCAGCACGGTCGCGACGCTCTCGATACCGCCGGCGCCACCGAGCAGGTGACCCGTCATCGACTTGGTCGCGGAGACCGCCACGTGGTCGAGGTCGTCGCCCAGCACCTTGCGCAGCGCCTTGATCTCGGCACTGTCACCCTGCGGGGTCGACGTGGCGTGCGCGTTGAGGTGAACCACCTCGGACGGCTTCAGACCCGTGTTGTCCAGCAGGTTCTGCACCGCGGCGGCGACACCGCGGCCGGTCGGCTCGGGCTGCGCGATGTGGTGGCTGTCGGCGGACAGGCCCTGGCCGAGCACCTCGCAGTACACGCGGGCGCCGCGCGCGGCGGCGTGCTCCGCGGACTCCAGGACGATCACGCCGGCGCCCTCGCCGAGCACGAAACCGTCACGGCCCTTGTCGTACGGGCGCGAGGCCTTGGTGGGCTCGTCGTTGTTCTTGGACATCGCCATCATGTTGGCGAAGGCCGCGATCGGCAGCGGGTGGATCGCCGCCTCCGTACCGCCGGCGACGACCACGTCGGCGCGGCCGGTGCGGATCATCTCGACGGCGTAGCCGATGGCCTCGGCGCCCGACGCGCACGCGCTGACCGGAGTGTGCACGCCCGCACGGGCGTTGACCTCCAGGCCGACGTTGGCCGACGGGCTGTTCGGCATGAGCATGGGGACGGTGTGCGGGGAGACCCGGCGCACACCCTTTTCCTTCAGTACGTCGTACTGGTCGAGCAGGGTCGTCACGCCGCCGATGCCGGAGGCGATCACGGTGCCCAGGCGCTCGGGCTCGATGGACGCGTCCTCGCCGGCGGGGGCGGTGTAGCCGGCGTCGGCCCACGCCTCCTTGGCGGCGATCAGCGCGAACTGCGCCGAGCGGTCCAGCTTGCGCGCCAGCGGGCGGGGCAGGACCTCACTCGGGTCGACGGCGGCCTGCGCGGCGATGCGGACCGGGAGGTCGGCGAAGCGCTCGCCCTCCAGGGGTCCGACGCCGGAGCGGCCCGCGAGCAGGCCTTCCCAGGTCGATGCGCTGTCGCCACCCAGCGGTGTGGTTGCGCCGATACCGGTGACGACCACGGTGCGATTGGTCTGGCTCACAGGAATTCTTTCTCCACGTGTAAGGGGTGCTGAATTTGTCACGGCGCCACCGCCGGGTGGCGACAAACGCTCGGCCAGGTCAGCCCTGGTGCTTGGCGATGTAGGCCGCGGCGTCGCCGACGGTCTTCAGGTTCTTGACGTCCTCGTCCGGGATCTTGACCTCGAAGCGCTCTTCGGCGGCGACGACGACCTCGACCATGGACAGCGAGTCGACGTCCAGGTCGTCCGTGAAGGACTTGTCGAGCTGGACGTCCTCCTGCGGGATGCCGGCGATCTCGTTGACGATCTCCGCGAGACCTTCGAGGATCTCTTCCTGCGTGGCGGCCATGTGGCGCTCCTTCGATAGCTTTTGGAAAGGTGTTGCGTGGTGGTGCGCGGCGTTCCGGGTAGCGGAGCGCCTAGGGGAGGGTAACGACCGTCGCGGCGTACACGAGACCTGCCCCGAAGCCGATGACGAGCGCGGTGTCGCCGCTCTTCGCCTGTCCGGTCGCCAGGAGCCGCTCCATCGCGAGCGGAATCGAGGCGGCCGAGGTGTTGCCGGTCGTTTCGACGTCACGGGCGACCGTGACGTGCTCCGGCAGCTTCAGAGTCTTCACCATCGAGTCGATGATCCGCATATTGGCCTGGTGCGGAATGAAGACGTCCAGGTCGTCGGCGGTGATGCCGGCCGCGTCGAGCGCCTGCTGGGCCACCTTGGCCATCTCGAAGACGGCCCAGCGGAAGACCGCCTGACCCTCCTGCGTGATGGCCGGGAACTTCTCGGCGGTGTCCGTGCTGCGGTACTGGTCCCACGGCACGGTCTGCTTGATGGTCTCGGACTTGTCGCCCTCGGAACCCCAGATGGTGGGGCCGATGGCCGGCTCGTCCGAGGGGCCGACGATCACGGCGCCCGCGCCGTCGCCGAACAGGAAGGCCGTCGCGCGGTCTTCGAGGTCGGTCAGGTCGGACAGCCGCTCCACGCCGATGACGAGGACGTGCTTGGCCGAGCCCTCGACGACCAGACCCTTGGCCAGGGTCAGCCCGTAGCCGAAGCCCGCGCAGCCCGCCGAGATGTCGAACGCGGCCGGCTTGCCCGCGCCGATCCGGTCCGCGATCTCCGTCGCGACCGCGGGAGTCTGCTTGAAGTGCGAGACCGTCGAGACGATCACGGCGCCGATCTGCTCCGGCGAGATGCCGGCGTCCGCGAGGGCCTTGCCGGCCGCCTCGACGGACATGGCGGCGACGGTCTCCTGCGGCGAGGCCCAGTGCCGGCTCGTGATGCCCGAACGGGAACGGATCCATTCGTCGGACGAGTCGATCGTCTCGAGGATGACCTCGTTGGGCACCACGCGGGTCGGGCGGTAGCCGCCGACCCCGAGGATGCGGGCGTACGGAGACCCCTGAGCAGGTTTGATCTTCGACATGCGGTGGGCTCCTTCTCTCAGGCCGTGTGCTCGGCGATGAGCGCGGCGGCCTTCTCGAGGTCGTCCGGCGTCTTCAGCGCCAGCGTGGCCACACCCGGCAGGGCGCGCTTGGCCAGGCCCGTCAGGGTGCCACCGGGGCACGCCTCGACGATCGCGGTGACGCCCAGCTCCTTGAAGGTCTCCATGCACAGGTCCCAGCGGACCGGGTTGGCCACCTGGCCCACCAGCCGGGCGACGACCTCGGCGCCCGAGGAGACGGCCCGGCCGTCCTTGTTGGACACGTACGTCAGCGCCGGGTCGGCGGGCTCGAGGGCCTGCGCGGCCGCTTCCAGCTGCGCGACGGCCGGAGCCATGTGGTGCGTGTGGAAGGCGCCCGCGACCTTGAGGGCGACGACCTTGCGGACACCTTCGGGCTTGTCCGCCACGAGGGCCGCGATCTGCTCCGCGGTGCCCGCGGCCACGATCTGGCCGGCACCGTTGATGTTGGCCGGGGTCAGCCCCAGCTTCTCCAGGTGCGGGAGCGTCACCTCGGGGTCGCCGCCCAGAAGGGCGGCCATGCCCGTCTCCGTGACGGCGGCGGCCTCGGCCATCGCCAGGCCACGGGTGCGCACGAGCTGCAGCGCCGCGGTGTCGTCGAGGACGCCCGCGTAGGCGGCCGCGGTGATCTCGCCCACGCTGTGGCCGGCGACGGCGCCGAAGCCCGCGAGGGAGCCCAGGGCGGAGGCCGACAGCAGGCCGGCCGCGACGAGCAGCGGCTGCGCCACCGCGGTGTCGCGGATCTCGTCCGCGTCTGCCTTGGTGCCGTAGTGGGCAAGGTCGAGCCCGATGGCGTCCGACCACGCGGCGATGCGGTCAGCAGCGCCGGGCAGTTCGAGCCAGGGGGTCAGGAAGCCGGGCGTCTGAGCGCCTTGGCCGGGAGCGACGAGTACGAGCACCCTCACACTCTCTCTTGTGGATGGTCCGCGCCGCCCGTGGGGACAGGGACCAAGAACCGTCGGGGGAATTGTTGATGTCCGACAAAAGTCTAGGACTGAAGATCGCCCTCGGCCAGACGTCCGAGGATCAGGGCGATCCTCAGTGTGAACGCGGAACGGACATCAGAGGGTGACCAGCCGGTGACGTCTGTCACACGTCGGAGCCGGTAGCGCACCGTGTTCGGGTGTACGAACAGCATCCGAGCTGCGCCTTCGAGGCTGCTCGCCTGCTCCAGATAGACGCTCAGCGTCTCCAGCAGAGCCGAGCCCGCTTCTTCGAGCGGTCTGTAGATCTCCTCCACCAGCTGCTCGCGCGCCGAGGGGTCTCCCGCCATCGCGCGCTCCGGCAGGAGATCGTCCGCGAGCACCGGACGCGGGGCGTCCTGCCAGGCCGTACAGGCCTTCAGGCCGGCCGCGGCCGCCTGCGCGGAGCGGGTCGCCGCCAGCAGGTCCGGCACCACCGGACCGGCCACCACCGGACCGTGCGCGAACGGCCCGATCAGGGACTTCGCCACCTGGATCGGCTGGTCGCTGCCGCCCGCGATGACCACCAGCCGGTCGCCGAGCACCCCCGTGAGCACCTGGAGCTTGGCGTGCCGGGCGGCCCGCCGGATCGCCTCCACGGTCAGTTCGCTGTCCCCGTCCGGGGCCGTGCCCAGGACCACGCACACGTGCTCCGGAGAGTTCCAGCCCAGCGCCGCCGCCCGCGAGAGCGCGCCCTCGTCGGCCTCGCCGGAGAGCACCGCGTTGACGACGAGGGACTCCAGCCGGGCGTCCCAGGCGCCGCGCGCCTCGGCGGCCTGCGCGTACACCTGGGCGGTCGCGAACGCGATCTCCCGGGCGTAGACCAGCAGCGCCTCGCGCAGCGTCGACTCGTCGCCGGGCGCGGCGACCTCCTCGATCGCCGCCTCCATGACCTCGATGGTGGTGCGCACCATCTCGACGGTCTGGCGCAGCGTGATGGCCCGGGTCAGCTCCCGGGGAGCCGTCCCGAACACGTCGGTCGAGATGGCCTGCGGGGTCTCGGGGTGCCGGAACCACTCGGTGAAGGCAGCGATGCCGGCCTGGGCGACCAGACCGATCCACGACCGGTTCTCCGGGGGCATCGCCCGGTACCACGGCAGCATCTCGTCCATGCGGGCGATCGCGTTCGCGGCGAGGCGGCCGGAGGACTTCTCCAGCCGGCGCAGGGTTGCGGCGTGGGGATGGGCAGGATGCGCCGGGGCCGCGGGGGACTCCGGGGAGGGCTCACGATCTGGTTGGGGCACGGGACAAGACTGCCTTATCCGACCGCCCCGGCGGAGGGCCGGGGCTACGGTGGCTCCCATGATTGACGTACGGCGCGGCGCCGACCGCTACCGGGGCGGAGACGCGGAAGCGGGCATCGCCACCCGGCACGCCTTCTCCTTCGGGGCTTTCTACGACCCCGACAACCTGCGCTTCGGCGCGATCCTCGCCTGCAACGAGGAGAGCCTCGCCCCGGGCGCCGGGTTCGACGAGCACCCGCACAGCCACACCGAGATCGTCACCTGGGTCACCGAGGGCGAACTCACCCACCGGGACTCCGGCGGCCACGCCACGGTGCTGCGCCCCGGCGACGTGCAGCGGCTGAGCTCCGCCTCCGGGGTGCGGCACGTGGAGCGCAACGACGGCGAACTCCCGCTGCGCTTCGTGCAGATGTGGCTGAGCCCGGTGGAGCCGGGCGGCGCGCCCGGGTACGAGGTGGTCCGCGGCCTCGCCGACGGCACCCCGTACGAGGTGCCCACGGCGGGCGCGGTGCTGCACGTACGGCGGCCCGGGGCGGGGGAGCGCACGGCGCTGCCCGACGCGCCGCGGGTGTACGTGCACGTGGTGGCGGGCGAGGTGGAGCTGGCCGGGGACGCCGGGTCCCCGGTGCCGCTGGCCCCCGGGGACTCGGCGCGGATCACCGGCGGGCAAGGCCTGGAGATCCGCGCGCTCACCCCGGGGGAGCTCCTCGTGTGGGAACTGCCCGCCTGAGGCGGGCGGTCCCCGGGCCGGGTGGGGCGGGCTACTTCAGGTAGACGATGCCGTCCGTGGTGATGGTGGGGCGGCCCGCGGTGCCCACGACGACGATCTTCAGCTTGTGCGCGGCGCTGGTCGGCCACGTCTTGGTGAAGATCGCGTCCCGGTACTTGGTGGTCGCCGACTTCAGGTCGACGGTGGCGGTCTTCACCCCGTCCACGTAGACGTGGGCCTGGCCGGAGGTCGCGGCGCGGGACACCGTCCACGCGACCGAGCGGCCGGTGAAGCTCCAGGTCAGGCTGGAGTTCACGGAGGCGCTGGAGAGCGAGGTGCCGCCCAGGTAGCTGCTGGAGGACCGGCTGGTCCAGGTGCCGGTCCGCACCGCGGAGGTCTCCTGGAGGATCACCGGGGTGCCCGCGACGGACGCGGCGGCGGTGTTGCCGGCGTGGTCGGCGGCGGTCAGCGTCCAGGTGGTGGCCACACCCGACTTGGCGGTCTGCGCGGAGCTCAGCGTGGTCGCCGCGAAGCCCGCGGTGAGCGGCGCGGTGAGGCGCACGTCCTTGAGGGCGCCGGTGTCGGCGGCCTTCCACGCGAGGGTGACGGGCACCGCGGTGGTGTTCACGGTGCCGGCGCGCAGGGCCAGCGAGGGCTTGGTGGTGAAGGTCGGAGCGGTGGTCTCGGCGATGACGGTGACCGCGGGGGACAGCGCGGTGCGGCCGGACTGGTGGGTGGCGCGGACCTGCACCTGGTGGCTGCCGAGGGCGAGGGAGGCGCCGGCGGAGGTCGCCGCACCGCCGGTGGTGGCCACGGGCTTGCCGTCGACGAGGAGCTCGTTCTTCGTGAGCAGCGCGGCCGGGGTGGTGGCGGTCCAGCCGACGGTGATTGCGCTCTTGGTCCAGTAGGCGGAGCCCGACAGGCTCGCGCCGGTGACGGACTTGACGGTGGGTCCGGCGGCCGGGCCGGCGGCCCAGGAGCGGATCGTGGGCAGCTGCCCGTAGAGGGTGGTGCCGGGGCACTCGGTGGCGTAGCCGTCGCGGTGGCCGGAGATCCGCTGGAAGGTCGCGCTCTGGCCGGCGGTGAACTTGCCGTTGCTGATCGCGGCGGTCATGGCGACCGTGCTGTTCGGGTCGTACTTGTACTGGCCGAGCTTCCAGGCGGCGATGCGGGCCACGGCGGTCTTGGCGGCGGCCGAGGCGTCGATGTCCGTGTAGCTGCCGATGACGGAGATGCCGGTGGTGTCGGTGTTCCAGCCCATGGTGTGGGCGCCGATGACCGGGAGGTCGAGCCCGCCCTTGCGGCCCTCGAAGATCGTGCCGCACTTGTCGACCAGGAAGTTGTAGCCGACGTCCTTCCAGCCGTTCGTCTTCACGTGCAGCGTGTGGATGCCGCGCACGATCGCCGCGGAGTCCGCGCAGGTGTACGTGTTGCTCTGCGCGGTGTGGTGCACGAAGACGGCCTTGACCTCCTTGCCGTAGGTGGGGGCCTCGTCGTTCATCGACTCGTCGGCGCCCCACTGGGCGCGCGTGACGAAGGCCGGCTGCGGAACGGTGGAGACCGGCGCGGTGGGCGGCGGAGTGGTGGAGACGCTCGGGCTGGGCGTCGCCGAGGCGGAAGCGGAAGCCGAGGCGGAGGCGGAGGCCGACGGGCCGGTGCTCGCGGTGGGCGAGGTGGACGGGTCCGCCGAGGTGGCCGGAGCGGTCGGCTCGGTGGCGGCCGGCGTCGTGGGCGCGGCGGACTCCTCGGCGCTCTGCGAGGGGGAGGCCTCCGGAGTCTGCGTCGGTCCCTCGGTCTCGGCGCCCTCGCCCTCGGCCGCGTCCACGGCGAAGGCGGCGGGCTCGGCGCGCAGCACCCGGGAGCGGCCCGGGTCGACCATGTCCAGGCGCAGCCCGGCGGGCAGTGCGGCGCCCTTGCCGGTCACCCGGACCTCGACGCCGTCGGACGGGCCGGTCCAGGCGGGCTCGGAGACGCCGCGCAGGCCGCGCCGGGCGGCGCCGTCGTTGAAGGATTCGCCCTCGGAGCCCAGGTCCAGCCACTGCGACCAGTCGCCGGACTTCTCGGAGCGGGTGCGGACCTGGATCGTGCCGTCGACCCGGCGGGCCGGGTCGGCCCAGGACACGGCGAGCATGCTGAAGGCCTTGGTGTCCTCGTCCTTGAAGGTGGCGCGGTTGCCGGCCACGGACAGGCCGGCCGTGCGCACCTTCGACACCACCGGTCCGGGGCCGGCGGCGCCTTGCGCCTTGCCGTCCCCCTCGCCGTCGAGGACGTCGACTCCGGTCACCCCCTGGAGGGTGAGTACGCCGATGATGCCGGTGGCGACGGTCGCGGCCGTCACCCAGATTCTGCGCGTGCGCACCGGTGGTCTCCGTGTTCCCAGGGGGATGAGAAACGGAATCTACCGATCGAATTGCGCCACGCGACGGGGACGAACCGCCGGAACCCGACAGATCGCCAGCAGTCGGGGTGTGATCTGCCTCTCAGTGGCCGGTGGCGAGTTCGGCCAGCACCGCATCCGTGAACACCGGCCAAACGTCGACCGCCCACGGTCCGAACGCGCGGTCGGTCAGCGCGACGCACGCGGCCCGCGCGTCCGGGTCCACCCACAGGAAGGTGCCGGCCTGCCCGAAGTGGCCGAAGGTGCGCGGCGAGGACCGCTGCCCCGTCCAGTGCGGGGACTTGCCGTTCCGGATCTCCACGCCCAGCCCCCAGTCGTTGGGGGACTGGTGGCCGTAGCCGGGCAGCACGCCCTTGAGGCCGGGGTGCACCACGGCCGTGGCCTCGGCCACGGTACGCACGTCCAGCAGCCGGGGGGCCTGGAGTTCGGCGGCGAAGCGCAGCAGGTCGGCGACGGTGGAGACGCCGTCCTTGGCGGGCGAGCCGTCGAGCGAGGTCGAGGTCATGCCGAGCGGCTCCAGCACCGCCTGGTGCAGGTACTCGGCGAACGGGATGTCGGTGGCCTTGGCGATGTGGTCGCCGAGCACCTCGAAACCGGCGTTGGAGTACAGCCGGCGCTGCCCGGGCGGGGCCATCACGCGGTGCTCGTCGAAGGCGAGGCCGCTGGTGTGGGCGAGCAGGTGGCGGATGGTCGAACCCTCGGGGCCCGCCGGCTCGTCGAGCTCGATCGCACCCTCTTCGTACGCGACGAGCGCGGCGTACGCGGCGAGCGGCTTGGTGACGGAGGCCAGCGCGAATCGGTGGTCGACCGGGCCCCGGCTCCCGACGACGGTGCCGTCGGCCCGTACGACGGCCGCCGCCGCGGTCGGTACCGGCCAGTTCTCGATCATCCGCAGGCTCTCCATGCCTCCGAGCCTACTTGCTTGGAGTGCACTCGAACCTTTTAGCGTGGTCACATGAGCCTGACGGAGACCCGGTACACGATCAGCGAGGTCGCGGCCCGCACCGGTCTGACCCAGCACACGCTGCGCTGGTACGAACGGATCGGCCTGATGCCCCACGTGGACCGGTCGCACTCCGGGCAGCGGAGGTTCAGCGACGCGGACCTGGACTGGCTGGCGTTCGTCGGCAAGTTGCGGACCACGGGGATGCCGGTGGCGGACATGGTCCGGTACGCGGAGCTCGTCCGGGAGGGCGCGCACACCTTCGACGAACGGCGCGAGCTGCTGGAACGGACCCGGCGCGACGTCCGGGCACGGATCGACGAACTCACCGGCACGCTCGCGGTACTCGACCACAAGATCGGTTTCTACACCGGAGAGGCACCACAGTGTTGACCAACGGCAGGATCGCGCAGGTGGAGCTCGGCACGGGCGGCCCGCTGGTCGGCGTCCAGGGACTCGGCTGCATGGGCATGAGCGAGTTCTACGGCGACACCGACGAGGCGGCGGCCCGCTCCACCCTCGACGCGGCGCTCGCGTCGGGCGTCACGCTCTTCGACACCGCGGACATCTACGGCCGCGGGCGCAACGAGGAGTTCCTCGCCCCGTTCGTCGCCGCGCACCGCGACGAGATCGTGCTCGCGACGAAGTTCGCCATCGAGCGCACCGACGACCCGCAGTACCGGGGCATCCGCAACGACCGCGGATACGTGCGGAAGTCCGTCGAGGACAGCCTGCGGCGGCTGGGCGTCGAGTACATCGACCTCTACTACATGCACCGCCGCGACCCGGCCGTGCCGCTCGCCGAATCGGTGGGCGCGATGGCCGAACTCGTGGCCGAGGGCAAGGTCCGCCACCTCGGGCTGAGCGAGGTCACCGGGGCGGAGCTGCGCGAGGCGCACGCCGTGCACCCGATCGCGGCCCTCCAGTCGGAGTGGTCGCTCTTCAGTCGGGACGTGGAGATCAGCGCGGTGGCTGCGGCGGCCGAACTCGGCGTGGCCCTCGTGCCGTACTCGCCGCTCGGCCGGGGCTTCCTGACCGGTGCCTTCACGGACGCCGGCACCGACCTGTCCGTCGGCGACTTCCGCGCGTTCCAGCCGCGCTTCACCGGCGACAACGCCAAGGCCAATGCGGCGCTGCTGGAGCCCGTACGGGAGATAGCCGCCGCGCACGGGGCGAGCCCGGCGCAGGTCGCGCTGGCCTGGGTGCACCAGCGGGCACAGGTGCACGCCGGCCTGACCGTGGTGCCGATCCCCGGCACCCGCAAGCGCGAGCGCCTCGCCGAGAACCTCGGCGCGGTCGCGCTGACGCTCGGCGGGGAGGAGCTGGCCCGGCTGGAGCCGATCGCCGCCGCGGTGGCCGGCGACCGGTACCCCGACATGAGCTCCACCTCCGCGGCCCGCGAGGCCTGAGGCAACGCTCAGCCTCGCCGGCGCCGGAGAGGCACCCCCTTGCCCAGGCGGCACCATCGAGCCTCGCCGGCGCCCGAGAGGTACCCCCTGCCCAGGCGGCACCATCCAGCCTCGCCGGCGCCCGAGAGGTGCCCCTTGCCCAGGCGGCACCATCCAGCCCCTCCGGCGTTTGAGGAGCGGGTCCGGGCGGAGCCCGGTGCCCGGCGTCAGCCGGGTTGTCTTGGGGCTCCGCCCCAAACCCCGCGCCTCAAACGCCGGCGAGGCTGATATCGCCTCGGGCGTCGGCGGAGCCCCGCGTGGTCTGCGGCCCCGCGCGCCCCGGTGGCGGCGTCAGAGTTCCGCCAGGAGCTCCGCCTTCTTCGAGCTGAACTCGGCGTCCGTCAGCAGTCCGGCGCCGTGCAGCTCGCCCAGGTGGCGGATGCGCTCGGCGATGTCGGCCGGGTCGCGGCGGGACGGGCGTACCGCCGCGACCGGCAGCGCCGGGCTCCGGCCGCGTACCGCCCGCAGCACGGCGGCGGCGAAGGGCAGCGACTCGTGCACAGGGCCGTAGCCCAGGCCGAACAGCACCGCCGCCGGGTCCTGGTCGGGCGGTACGGCCCCCGCGGCCGCACCCCCCGGCCCGCCCGGGTCCGACGTGCCCGGCGTGCCGCCCGCGCCGGCGGCCGGCGCGGCGCCGCGGGGCAGCAGGCGCAGGTGGCCGCCGGGCGCCTCGGGCGTGCGCCACTGCACCCCGCAGAGACCGTCCAGCGCGAAGTACTGGTCGCCGGCCTTCCACTTGACGCTGGAGGCGCCGGTGCGCGACCAGCGGAAGACCACCGCCGAGCCGTCGAAGGAGGCCTTCGCGT
It contains:
- a CDS encoding N-acetylmuramoyl-L-alanine amidase, with translation MRTRRIWVTAATVATGIIGVLTLQGVTGVDVLDGEGDGKAQGAAGPGPVVSKVRTAGLSVAGNRATFKDEDTKAFSMLAVSWADPARRVDGTIQVRTRSEKSGDWSQWLDLGSEGESFNDGAARRGLRGVSEPAWTGPSDGVEVRVTGKGAALPAGLRLDMVDPGRSRVLRAEPAAFAVDAAEGEGAETEGPTQTPEASPSQSAEESAAPTTPAATEPTAPATSADPSTSPTASTGPSASASASASASASATPSPSVSTTPPPTAPVSTVPQPAFVTRAQWGADESMNDEAPTYGKEVKAVFVHHTAQSNTYTCADSAAIVRGIHTLHVKTNGWKDVGYNFLVDKCGTIFEGRKGGLDLPVIGAHTMGWNTDTTGISVIGSYTDIDASAAAKTAVARIAAWKLGQYKYDPNSTVAMTAAISNGKFTAGQSATFQRISGHRDGYATECPGTTLYGQLPTIRSWAAGPAAGPTVKSVTGASLSGSAYWTKSAITVGWTATTPAALLTKNELLVDGKPVATTGGAATSAGASLALGSHQVQVRATHQSGRTALSPAVTVIAETTAPTFTTKPSLALRAGTVNTTAVPVTLAWKAADTGALKDVRLTAPLTAGFAATTLSSAQTAKSGVATTWTLTAADHAGNTAAASVAGTPVILQETSAVRTGTWTSRSSSSYLGGTSLSSASVNSSLTWSFTGRSVAWTVSRAATSGQAHVYVDGVKTATVDLKSATTKYRDAIFTKTWPTSAAHKLKIVVVGTAGRPTITTDGIVYLK
- a CDS encoding acyl carrier protein; this translates as MAATQEEILEGLAEIVNEIAGIPQEDVQLDKSFTDDLDVDSLSMVEVVVAAEERFEVKIPDEDVKNLKTVGDAAAYIAKHQG
- a CDS encoding ketoacyl-ACP synthase III encodes the protein MSKIKPAQGSPYARILGVGGYRPTRVVPNEVILETIDSSDEWIRSRSGITSRHWASPQETVAAMSVEAAGKALADAGISPEQIGAVIVSTVSHFKQTPAVATEIADRIGAGKPAAFDISAGCAGFGYGLTLAKGLVVEGSAKHVLVIGVERLSDLTDLEDRATAFLFGDGAGAVIVGPSDEPAIGPTIWGSEGDKSETIKQTVPWDQYRSTDTAEKFPAITQEGQAVFRWAVFEMAKVAQQALDAAGITADDLDVFIPHQANMRIIDSMVKTLKLPEHVTVARDVETTGNTSAASIPLAMERLLATGQAKSGDTALVIGFGAGLVYAATVVTLP
- a CDS encoding PucR family transcriptional regulator, whose protein sequence is MGATVAPALRRGGRIRQSCPVPQPDREPSPESPAAPAHPAHPHAATLRRLEKSSGRLAANAIARMDEMLPWYRAMPPENRSWIGLVAQAGIAAFTEWFRHPETPQAISTDVFGTAPRELTRAITLRQTVEMVRTTIEVMEAAIEEVAAPGDESTLREALLVYAREIAFATAQVYAQAAEARGAWDARLESLVVNAVLSGEADEGALSRAAALGWNSPEHVCVVLGTAPDGDSELTVEAIRRAARHAKLQVLTGVLGDRLVVIAGGSDQPIQVAKSLIGPFAHGPVVAGPVVPDLLAATRSAQAAAAGLKACTAWQDAPRPVLADDLLPERAMAGDPSAREQLVEEIYRPLEEAGSALLETLSVYLEQASSLEGAARMLFVHPNTVRYRLRRVTDVTGWSPSDVRSAFTLRIALILGRLAEGDLQS
- a CDS encoding DUF3145 domain-containing protein, yielding MTTRGVLYVHSAPRALCPHVEWAVAAVLGARVHLDWIRQPASPGTWRAEFSWKAEAGTASKLASALRGWHLLRFEVTAEPCATAEGERYSSTPELGIFHAVTGMHGDILIPEDRLRAALARAAGGETDLEAEIAMLLGKPWDDELEPFRYAGEGAPVRWLHQVV
- a CDS encoding ACP S-malonyltransferase; amino-acid sequence: MLVLVAPGQGAQTPGFLTPWLELPGAADRIAAWSDAIGLDLAHYGTKADADEIRDTAVAQPLLVAAGLLSASALGSLAGFGAVAGHSVGEITAAAYAGVLDDTAALQLVRTRGLAMAEAAAVTETGMAALLGGDPEVTLPHLEKLGLTPANINGAGQIVAAGTAEQIAALVADKPEGVRKVVALKVAGAFHTHHMAPAVAQLEAAAQALEPADPALTYVSNKDGRAVSSGAEVVARLVGQVANPVRWDLCMETFKELGVTAIVEACPGGTLTGLAKRALPGVATLALKTPDDLEKAAALIAEHTA
- a CDS encoding pirin family protein, whose translation is MIDVRRGADRYRGGDAEAGIATRHAFSFGAFYDPDNLRFGAILACNEESLAPGAGFDEHPHSHTEIVTWVTEGELTHRDSGGHATVLRPGDVQRLSSASGVRHVERNDGELPLRFVQMWLSPVEPGGAPGYEVVRGLADGTPYEVPTAGAVLHVRRPGAGERTALPDAPRVYVHVVAGEVELAGDAGSPVPLAPGDSARITGGQGLEIRALTPGELLVWELPA
- a CDS encoding MerR family transcriptional regulator, encoding MSLTETRYTISEVAARTGLTQHTLRWYERIGLMPHVDRSHSGQRRFSDADLDWLAFVGKLRTTGMPVADMVRYAELVREGAHTFDERRELLERTRRDVRARIDELTGTLAVLDHKIGFYTGEAPQC
- the fabF gene encoding beta-ketoacyl-ACP synthase II, encoding MSQTNRTVVVTGIGATTPLGGDSASTWEGLLAGRSGVGPLEGERFADLPVRIAAQAAVDPSEVLPRPLARKLDRSAQFALIAAKEAWADAGYTAPAGEDASIEPERLGTVIASGIGGVTTLLDQYDVLKEKGVRRVSPHTVPMLMPNSPSANVGLEVNARAGVHTPVSACASGAEAIGYAVEMIRTGRADVVVAGGTEAAIHPLPIAAFANMMAMSKNNDEPTKASRPYDKGRDGFVLGEGAGVIVLESAEHAAARGARVYCEVLGQGLSADSHHIAQPEPTGRGVAAAVQNLLDNTGLKPSEVVHLNAHATSTPQGDSAEIKALRKVLGDDLDHVAVSATKSMTGHLLGGAGGIESVATVLALYHRLAPPTINVDELDEDIDADIVVGEPRKLPEGTIAAINNSFGFGGHNVTLAFRSV
- a CDS encoding serine hydrolase domain-containing protein; translation: MESLRMIENWPVPTAAAAVVRADGTVVGSRGPVDHRFALASVTKPLAAYAALVAYEEGAIELDEPAGPEGSTIRHLLAHTSGLAFDEHRVMAPPGQRRLYSNAGFEVLGDHIAKATDIPFAEYLHQAVLEPLGMTSTSLDGSPAKDGVSTVADLLRFAAELQAPRLLDVRTVAEATAVVHPGLKGVLPGYGHQSPNDWGLGVEIRNGKSPHWTGQRSSPRTFGHFGQAGTFLWVDPDARAACVALTDRAFGPWAVDVWPVFTDAVLAELATGH